A genomic segment from Polyangium mundeleinium encodes:
- a CDS encoding ABC transporter permease: protein MEPAPLPRSRPRLGPLLFLARKSLLGSRFTFALLVLSVAAGAGFQIPNTANLAGFSEALLEEELRHGAGDVRVEPREKRHFEDGAAAAARVSEAAGAPVRAAVPVLVLPGAVGKGGRFQNALVHGYDFPGDPALRPFHLTSGELPAPGDANGVLLGTSLANRIGVKVGDAVDLRIILGGPPGGAGEPLGATVMTVRGLVAGSAGAYRSAFLDRGSLAEKTGAPAAASAVHVHLDDHFAASDLATRLEARLPEARAVGWREDDPYVTNYLAANRTVNAVSYAMVVAAISIPVWALFHIHVLGRRREIGILAALGFSRREIFGLFLLQALVVALAGLSAGAALGYGMLLYFQAHPIFSWEALVVRPVITAAVLAGPCLAVLATTLLAGSVPAWRAARTDPARVLRRID from the coding sequence ATGGAGCCAGCCCCGCTCCCGCGCTCGCGCCCTCGCCTCGGGCCGCTCCTCTTTCTCGCCCGAAAGAGCCTGCTCGGGAGCCGCTTCACGTTCGCCCTGCTCGTCCTCTCGGTCGCCGCGGGCGCGGGGTTTCAGATTCCCAATACAGCAAACCTCGCCGGATTCTCGGAAGCCCTGCTCGAAGAGGAGCTGCGCCACGGGGCCGGCGACGTGCGCGTGGAGCCGCGGGAGAAGCGGCATTTCGAGGACGGTGCCGCCGCGGCCGCGCGGGTCTCCGAGGCCGCCGGCGCGCCCGTCCGCGCCGCCGTCCCCGTGCTCGTGCTGCCCGGCGCGGTCGGCAAGGGCGGGCGGTTCCAGAATGCGCTCGTCCACGGCTACGACTTCCCCGGGGATCCCGCGCTCCGGCCCTTTCACCTGACCAGCGGCGAGCTCCCCGCGCCCGGTGATGCGAACGGCGTCCTGCTCGGCACCTCGCTCGCGAACCGGATCGGCGTGAAGGTCGGCGACGCCGTCGACCTGCGGATCATCCTCGGCGGCCCGCCCGGCGGCGCCGGCGAGCCCTTGGGCGCGACCGTGATGACCGTGCGTGGCCTCGTCGCGGGGAGCGCCGGCGCCTACCGCAGCGCCTTCCTCGACCGCGGCTCCCTCGCCGAGAAGACCGGCGCCCCGGCCGCCGCCTCCGCGGTCCACGTTCACCTCGACGACCACTTCGCCGCCTCGGACCTCGCCACGCGCCTCGAAGCCCGTCTCCCCGAGGCCCGCGCCGTCGGTTGGAGGGAGGATGACCCGTACGTCACGAACTACCTCGCCGCCAACCGCACCGTGAACGCCGTCTCCTACGCCATGGTCGTCGCGGCGATCAGCATCCCGGTCTGGGCCCTCTTCCACATCCACGTCCTCGGCCGGCGCCGCGAGATCGGCATCCTCGCCGCGCTCGGCTTCTCCCGCCGCGAGATCTTTGGCCTCTTCCTTCTTCAGGCCCTCGTCGTCGCGCTCGCCGGGCTCAGCGCCGGCGCGGCGCTCGGCTACGGCATGTTGCTCTACTTCCAGGCCCACCCCATCTTCTCGTGGGAGGCGCTCGTCGTTCGCCCCGTCATCACGGCCGCCGTCCTCGCCGGCCCTTGCCTCGCCGTGCTCGCGACCACCCTGCTCGCGGGCAGCGTCCCGGCCTGGCGCGCGGCCCGTACCGACCCGGCGCGGGTCCTGCGCAGGATCGACTGA
- a CDS encoding ABC transporter ATP-binding protein — protein MPAVLRCESLVRRLSEHDVVRGASLDLDEAASIALVGPSGCGKTTLLQMIGLLDRPTAGRVVLAGHDAWSLSDAVRAELRLAWVGFVFQQNNLVETLSARENVALPAWRLGASRREAERAADALLERFGLAARRDAPASELSVGEAQRVAIARALVNRPRLVLADEPTGSLDSTSADVVMEALAAASALGAALLVVTHDPRIAARAGRTVEMRDGRL, from the coding sequence ATGCCGGCGGTCCTCCGTTGCGAGAGCCTCGTGCGTCGCCTCAGCGAACATGACGTCGTCCGTGGCGCCTCGCTCGACCTCGACGAGGCCGCGTCCATCGCGCTCGTGGGCCCGAGCGGCTGCGGCAAGACGACGTTGCTCCAGATGATCGGCTTGCTCGATCGACCCACCGCCGGCCGTGTCGTGCTTGCTGGTCACGACGCCTGGTCACTCTCCGATGCAGTGCGCGCCGAGCTGCGGCTCGCGTGGGTCGGGTTCGTGTTTCAACAGAACAACCTCGTCGAGACGCTGAGCGCGCGGGAGAACGTGGCGTTGCCTGCGTGGCGGCTCGGGGCCTCACGCCGCGAGGCCGAGCGCGCGGCGGATGCGCTGCTCGAACGGTTCGGCCTCGCCGCGCGCCGCGACGCGCCTGCCTCCGAGCTCTCCGTGGGCGAGGCGCAACGCGTGGCCATCGCCCGCGCGCTCGTGAACCGCCCGCGCCTCGTGCTCGCGGACGAGCCGACGGGCAGCCTCGATAGCACGTCGGCCGACGTCGTGATGGAGGCGCTCGCCGCGGCCTCGGCCCTCGGCGCGGCGTTGCTCGTGGTCACGCACGATCCGCGGATCGCGGCGCGAGCGGGCCGGACCGTGGAGATGCGCGACGGGCGGCTCTGA
- a CDS encoding acyltransferase family protein: MEREGTRIHALDGARAFATALVVLLHGLLSFLATPIGWAIKDRSTHLAADFVVWVGRAFLMPVFFLLSGMVSRGIVTRRGLRGFARERATRVLLPLLLALVPVSAAMNALWDHGRTLEGRAAVGSQVPALHASELPVTLAHLWFLYYLLLISTLAAVLPRRPARAPLALPALAIAAVSVVLLVAGKLQLDTPLSFLVEPVIAAYFAVFFAWGWLLDPEDLAAYARMLPWLVGLALVLLVALVPPLLASTAAGAPARAPAWALVTSAAFSCLAVAVFLGTCGRLVTRTRPLVRLLADASYFVYVTHLPIVVFLQIAASRLAWPGPLKYLGVVTLTTAVCLGAFLLLRAARRASPRSGPLAPRSADRA, encoded by the coding sequence ATGGAGCGCGAGGGGACGCGCATCCACGCGCTCGACGGCGCGCGCGCCTTCGCCACGGCGCTCGTCGTCCTCTTGCACGGCCTGCTCTCGTTCCTGGCGACGCCGATCGGCTGGGCGATCAAGGATCGGTCGACGCACCTCGCCGCGGACTTCGTGGTGTGGGTGGGCCGCGCGTTCCTGATGCCGGTCTTTTTCCTCCTCTCCGGCATGGTCTCGCGCGGCATCGTCACGCGCCGGGGCCTCCGGGGGTTTGCCCGCGAGCGGGCCACGCGTGTGCTCCTCCCGCTGCTCCTCGCGCTCGTGCCCGTCTCCGCGGCGATGAACGCGCTCTGGGACCACGGACGAACGCTCGAAGGGCGCGCGGCGGTGGGCAGCCAGGTGCCCGCGCTGCATGCCTCCGAGCTCCCCGTCACGCTCGCGCACCTCTGGTTCCTTTACTACCTGCTCCTGATCTCGACGCTCGCCGCCGTCCTGCCACGTCGCCCCGCACGCGCGCCCCTCGCCTTGCCCGCGCTCGCGATCGCCGCCGTGTCGGTCGTCCTGCTCGTCGCGGGCAAGCTCCAGCTCGACACGCCGCTCTCGTTCCTCGTCGAACCGGTGATCGCAGCTTACTTCGCGGTATTTTTCGCGTGGGGGTGGCTGCTCGATCCCGAAGACCTCGCGGCGTATGCGCGCATGCTCCCGTGGCTCGTGGGGCTCGCGCTCGTGCTGCTCGTCGCGCTCGTCCCCCCGCTCCTCGCGAGCACCGCGGCGGGCGCCCCGGCGCGCGCGCCCGCGTGGGCGCTCGTCACGAGCGCGGCGTTCTCGTGCCTCGCCGTCGCGGTTTTTCTCGGCACGTGCGGCCGGCTCGTCACCCGCACACGCCCGCTCGTCCGCTTGCTCGCCGACGCGTCGTACTTCGTGTACGTCACGCATCTGCCGATCGTCGTCTTCCTCCAGATCGCCGCCTCACGCCTCGCGTGGCCGGGTCCCTTGAAGTACCTCGGCGTCGTGACGCTCACGACGGCCGTATGCCTCGGCGCGTTCCTGCTCCTCAGAGCCGCCCGTCGCGCATCTCCACGGTCCGGCCCGCTCGCGCCGCGATCCGCGGATCGTGCGTGA
- a CDS encoding BPSL0067 family protein has protein sequence MAYRTNTPELYEGRHYGESEQCVALVKYACGAPHTSAWKKGALVLGNAAILPGTAIACGWEDNRYMSRARGNHAAIYLGQFGNTIEVVDQWSGEPAKRRYKTHKPEKAYYIIEG, from the coding sequence ATGGCCTATCGCACGAATACTCCGGAGCTTTACGAAGGTCGGCACTACGGCGAGAGCGAGCAGTGCGTCGCGCTCGTCAAGTACGCCTGCGGCGCGCCGCACACCTCGGCGTGGAAGAAGGGCGCTCTCGTGCTCGGCAACGCGGCGATCCTGCCCGGCACGGCGATCGCGTGCGGCTGGGAGGACAATCGCTACATGAGCCGCGCGCGCGGCAACCACGCTGCGATCTACCTCGGCCAGTTCGGCAACACGATCGAGGTCGTCGATCAGTGGTCGGGCGAGCCGGCGAAGCGCCGCTACAAGACGCACAAGCCCGAGAAGGCGTACTACATCATCGAAGGCTGA
- a CDS encoding flavin monoamine oxidase family protein, translating into MKSKTRFDRRRFLELLSAAGVAVYLPGCGSDDGPPANPPASTKKALVLGGGLAGLAAAYELQKKGWDVTVLEAQARAGGRVLTQRDGFESGQYAELGATRIPDVHDHTIGYVEELGLKLEEFPGGTPLYYLGGQRFVHTEGTPWPLAGLSPEEALEGLGMWSTYIAANFEAFGNPKDGSFPRAGILEQYDKMVMTDFLKEKGATDAWLPLYVSDNGTEVYKIGCLAWMALEVADQDWDLTYHVQGGNDQIAQKLLEKLDGKVLFERVVKSITQDDTKVSVTVDAKGTSETYEADYLVCTIPFKPLRDVAFSPALPDDKQKAMDEVFMMTSSRAMFQTKTRFWKNDPLGELGGLKLAKTDTKAERIWDLTATQPGDTGILLAYMQSENADDFAALAAPEREAYIQTEMAKFFPDIEAEKLSFHVKIWSEDPWAQGAWTEILPNQWWMMAVIPRSEGRIHFAGEHTSIWAGWMQGAIESGKRAANEIMQKA; encoded by the coding sequence ATGAAAAGCAAGACCAGGTTCGATCGCCGTCGCTTCCTCGAGCTCCTGTCTGCGGCCGGCGTCGCCGTGTACCTGCCGGGCTGCGGGTCGGACGACGGGCCGCCGGCGAATCCGCCTGCATCGACGAAAAAGGCGCTCGTCCTCGGCGGAGGCCTCGCCGGGCTCGCGGCGGCCTACGAGCTTCAGAAGAAGGGATGGGACGTCACGGTGCTCGAGGCGCAGGCCCGCGCCGGCGGCCGCGTCCTGACCCAGCGCGACGGCTTCGAGAGCGGCCAGTATGCCGAGCTCGGGGCGACGCGTATTCCCGACGTGCACGATCACACGATCGGCTACGTCGAGGAGCTCGGCCTCAAGCTCGAAGAGTTCCCGGGCGGGACGCCGCTCTATTACCTGGGGGGCCAGCGCTTCGTTCACACGGAGGGCACGCCCTGGCCGCTCGCGGGCCTCTCGCCCGAGGAGGCCCTGGAGGGCCTCGGCATGTGGTCGACGTACATCGCGGCCAATTTCGAGGCGTTTGGCAATCCCAAAGACGGGAGCTTCCCGCGCGCCGGCATCCTCGAGCAATACGACAAAATGGTCATGACCGATTTCCTCAAGGAGAAGGGCGCGACCGACGCGTGGCTCCCGCTCTACGTGTCGGACAACGGCACCGAGGTCTACAAGATCGGCTGCCTCGCGTGGATGGCGCTCGAAGTCGCGGACCAGGACTGGGACCTCACCTACCACGTCCAGGGCGGCAACGATCAGATCGCGCAGAAGCTCCTGGAGAAGCTCGACGGCAAGGTGTTGTTCGAGCGCGTCGTGAAATCGATCACGCAGGATGACACGAAGGTCTCGGTCACGGTCGATGCAAAGGGTACGTCGGAGACGTACGAGGCCGATTACCTCGTCTGCACGATCCCCTTCAAGCCGCTGCGCGACGTCGCGTTCTCGCCTGCGCTGCCGGACGACAAGCAGAAGGCGATGGACGAGGTCTTCATGATGACGTCGTCGCGCGCCATGTTCCAGACGAAGACGCGATTCTGGAAGAACGATCCGCTCGGCGAGCTCGGCGGGCTCAAGCTCGCGAAGACGGACACGAAGGCCGAGCGCATCTGGGACCTGACCGCGACCCAGCCCGGCGACACGGGCATCCTGCTCGCGTACATGCAAAGCGAGAATGCCGACGACTTCGCGGCCCTCGCCGCGCCCGAGCGCGAGGCGTACATCCAGACCGAGATGGCGAAATTCTTCCCGGACATCGAGGCCGAGAAGCTCTCGTTCCACGTGAAGATCTGGTCCGAGGATCCGTGGGCGCAGGGCGCGTGGACGGAGATCCTGCCGAATCAGTGGTGGATGATGGCGGTGATCCCGCGGTCGGAGGGCCGGATCCATTTCGCCGGCGAGCACACCTCGATCTGGGCCGGCTGGATGCAGGGCGCGATCGAGAGCGGCAAGCGCGCCGCGAACGAGATCATGCAGAAGGCTTGA
- a CDS encoding cupin domain-containing protein, protein MPTFIERPTRIEAAGNKPKIIDEYIGRINTRTESVSVAHMRSPGGWVEPGQRPAFDEYTVVLRGTLHVEYEGGAVDVRAGQAIITHKGEWVRYSTPGEDGAEYIAVCLSAFSPATVNRDA, encoded by the coding sequence ATGCCGACGTTCATCGAAAGGCCGACCCGCATCGAGGCGGCCGGGAACAAGCCGAAGATCATCGACGAGTACATCGGGCGCATCAACACGCGGACCGAGAGCGTGAGCGTGGCCCACATGCGGAGCCCCGGAGGCTGGGTGGAGCCCGGCCAGCGGCCGGCGTTCGACGAGTACACCGTCGTGCTGCGCGGGACGCTGCACGTCGAATACGAGGGAGGGGCGGTCGACGTGCGCGCCGGGCAGGCGATCATCACGCACAAGGGAGAATGGGTCCGCTACAGCACGCCCGGGGAGGACGGCGCGGAGTACATCGCGGTCTGCCTGTCGGCCTTCTCGCCCGCGACGGTGAACCGCGACGCCTGA
- a CDS encoding DNA-binding protein, whose product MHPRALLLVVPLAALLTGCGSDELPTADPLPAPEVVTIAEARALPVNEYTQIEGFVSVPAGTFVTATGDFGFAIQDDTGGIYVSLYEELKILIGAKIRVIGKIAQVSKQTVLVTNVTGPELLQGIEAVTPKDVATGEVNESTEGLLVRVKGTVSNPIVEDKPYGIKAYVDDGSGEVEVYVCFAGDKPLIDTTKLTKGTAVEITGFAQQYLDRYEIAPRGQTDLVLVPPPSP is encoded by the coding sequence ATGCATCCCCGCGCTCTCCTCCTCGTGGTTCCCCTCGCTGCGCTCCTTACCGGCTGCGGCTCCGACGAGCTCCCGACGGCGGACCCCCTCCCCGCTCCGGAGGTCGTCACCATCGCTGAAGCCCGCGCCCTGCCCGTGAATGAATACACGCAGATCGAGGGGTTCGTCAGCGTCCCGGCGGGCACCTTCGTCACGGCCACGGGGGACTTCGGATTCGCGATCCAGGACGATACCGGCGGCATCTATGTCAGCCTCTACGAGGAGCTCAAGATCCTCATCGGGGCCAAGATCCGCGTCATCGGCAAAATCGCGCAGGTCTCCAAGCAGACCGTGCTCGTCACGAACGTGACCGGGCCCGAGCTCCTGCAGGGAATCGAGGCGGTCACGCCGAAGGACGTCGCGACAGGCGAGGTGAACGAGTCGACCGAGGGCTTGCTCGTCCGCGTGAAGGGCACGGTGTCGAACCCCATCGTCGAGGACAAGCCCTATGGGATCAAGGCGTACGTGGACGACGGCTCCGGCGAGGTCGAGGTTTACGTGTGCTTTGCGGGTGACAAACCCCTCATCGACACGACGAAGCTCACGAAGGGCACTGCCGTGGAGATCACGGGGTTTGCCCAGCAATACCTCGACAGGTACGAGATTGCCCCGCGCGGCCAGACGGATCTCGTGCTCGTCCCGCCGCCCTCACCCTGA
- the msrB gene encoding peptide-methionine (R)-S-oxide reductase MsrB → MSSQPEREDPYRERLSPEQYRVSRCGGTERAFTGKFWNHKADGRYACVCCGEPLFDSATKYDSGSGWPSYWAPLAKGTVKEIEDTSHGMHRTEVRCAKCDAHLGHVFPDGPPPTGMRYCINSASLDFVPR, encoded by the coding sequence ATGTCGAGCCAACCCGAGCGCGAGGATCCCTACCGCGAGCGCCTCTCCCCCGAGCAATACCGCGTCAGCCGATGCGGTGGCACCGAGCGGGCCTTCACGGGCAAGTTCTGGAACCACAAGGCTGACGGGCGCTACGCCTGCGTCTGCTGCGGCGAGCCGCTCTTCGATTCGGCCACGAAATACGACTCCGGCAGCGGCTGGCCGAGCTACTGGGCCCCGCTCGCGAAGGGCACCGTCAAGGAGATCGAAGACACGAGCCACGGCATGCACCGCACCGAGGTCCGCTGCGCGAAATGCGACGCCCACCTCGGCCACGTCTTCCCCGACGGCCCGCCTCCGACGGGGATGCGCTATTGCATCAATTCGGCGTCGCTGGATTTCGTGCCGCGGTAA
- a CDS encoding Uma2 family endonuclease codes for MPLVTEDEYIELERKSRDKHEFCRGVITAMAGASARHNALCANMIGLVFGVLRGSPCAVLTSDQRVYVEATGLYTYPDVVVVCGAPQFHAKYHENLLNPRVLVEVLSPTTARHDQTSKFSHYRMIPSLAEYVLVYQDERRIEHYRKLPTGQWLLTECTGDEGSVELPALGCTIRLADVYEGVDRFAPEAEGPGTEP; via the coding sequence ATGCCCCTCGTGACCGAGGACGAGTACATCGAGCTCGAGCGCAAGAGCCGGGACAAGCACGAGTTTTGCCGCGGCGTGATCACGGCGATGGCCGGCGCCTCGGCGCGGCACAACGCGCTCTGCGCGAACATGATCGGGCTCGTCTTCGGCGTCCTTCGAGGGAGCCCGTGCGCCGTCCTGACGAGTGATCAACGCGTCTACGTCGAGGCCACGGGGCTCTACACCTACCCCGACGTCGTGGTCGTCTGCGGCGCGCCGCAGTTTCACGCGAAGTACCACGAGAACCTCTTGAACCCCCGGGTCCTCGTGGAGGTCCTCTCGCCCACGACGGCGCGGCACGACCAGACGTCCAAGTTCTCCCATTATCGCATGATCCCCTCGCTCGCCGAGTACGTGCTCGTGTACCAGGACGAACGGCGGATCGAGCACTACAGGAAGCTTCCCACGGGGCAATGGTTGCTCACGGAGTGCACGGGGGACGAGGGGAGCGTGGAGCTGCCCGCGCTCGGATGCACGATCCGGCTCGCCGACGTGTATGAAGGCGTCGACCGGTTCGCGCCGGAGGCGGAGGGCCCGGGGACCGAGCCCTGA
- a CDS encoding homogentisate 1,2-dioxygenase produces MIERLAFGELPPKHHTVLRDAKGSLRWEECLTRRGFDGPYTIVYHERRPHEHRVAPAEHGFALPTPAPQRPLAKRHYRSTSVPTPSGPQIDGRVPLLYNGDLVLGIARPDAPDPVYFTNADADELFYVFEGSGLLRTMLGDLRYEKDDYIYVPRGLFYRFIPDAGLQSWLCIEAMGGIHIPSKWRNDVGQLRMDAPYSHRDFKKPAFVGPMDEGIRKLVVKRDGGFHGFSMAHSPLDVVGWDGTVYPFVFPILNFQPRAGLVHLPPDWHGTFAARGALICSFVPRMVDFHPQAIPCPYPHSSYDCDEFLFYCRGNFTSRRGVGPGSISHHPAGIPHGPHPGSYEASIGTKETSELAVMIDTFEPLLPTEAALSAEDPGYQDSFVEG; encoded by the coding sequence GTGATCGAGCGCCTCGCCTTCGGGGAGCTGCCGCCGAAGCACCACACGGTGCTCCGCGACGCGAAGGGCTCGCTCCGCTGGGAGGAGTGCCTGACGCGTCGCGGGTTCGACGGGCCCTACACCATTGTGTATCACGAGCGGCGCCCGCACGAGCACCGCGTCGCGCCCGCCGAGCACGGGTTTGCACTCCCGACGCCGGCCCCGCAGCGCCCCCTGGCGAAGCGCCATTATCGATCGACCTCGGTCCCGACGCCGAGCGGCCCGCAGATCGACGGGCGCGTCCCTCTGCTCTACAACGGCGACCTCGTCCTCGGCATCGCCCGCCCGGACGCGCCCGATCCCGTCTATTTCACGAACGCCGACGCCGACGAGCTCTTCTACGTCTTCGAGGGCAGCGGCCTTTTGCGTACGATGCTCGGCGACCTCCGGTACGAGAAGGACGATTACATCTACGTCCCGCGGGGCCTCTTCTATCGCTTCATCCCCGACGCGGGCCTGCAATCGTGGCTGTGTATCGAGGCCATGGGCGGGATCCACATCCCGTCGAAATGGCGCAACGACGTCGGGCAGCTCCGCATGGACGCGCCGTACAGCCACCGCGACTTCAAGAAGCCCGCCTTCGTCGGGCCGATGGACGAGGGGATCCGCAAGCTCGTGGTCAAGCGCGACGGCGGCTTCCACGGCTTCTCGATGGCGCATTCGCCGCTCGACGTCGTCGGCTGGGACGGCACGGTCTATCCGTTCGTCTTCCCGATCCTGAACTTCCAGCCCCGGGCGGGCCTCGTGCACCTGCCGCCCGACTGGCACGGCACCTTTGCCGCGCGCGGCGCGCTCATCTGCAGCTTCGTCCCGCGCATGGTCGATTTCCACCCGCAGGCGATCCCCTGCCCGTACCCGCATTCGTCGTACGACTGCGACGAGTTCCTCTTTTATTGCCGCGGCAACTTCACGTCCCGCCGCGGCGTGGGACCGGGCAGCATCTCCCACCATCCGGCGGGCATCCCGCACGGCCCGCACCCGGGCTCCTACGAGGCCAGCATCGGCACGAAGGAGACGAGCGAGCTCGCGGTCATGATCGACACGTTCGAGCCGCTCCTCCCGACCGAGGCCGCGCTCAGCGCCGAGGATCCGGGGTATCAGGATAGCTTCGTCGAGGGGTGA
- a CDS encoding 4-hydroxyphenylpyruvate dioxygenase family protein: MSKVESIGIKRIEALHYYVRDLERSRKFYTEKLDFEEIAHSSPELEEAAKQRSVVFRAGDCIVMCSQPLGEGGRAWRYLRKHPDGVGTLIFEVEDIERAFRLLDGRGGTPIDEITRVKEDGGEFASFSITSPFGDTTFRFVERKGYRKLFPGAVHYDTPRGGKNSLGFTHFDHITTNFQTMAPALLWMEHVLGFERFWEIQFHTEDVKKGGDHGSGLRSAVMWDPGSGVKFANNEPYRPYFKSSQINIFNEEHRGDGVQHAAIAVKDILTSVKHMRERGIQFMPTPGSYYDVLPTRLKSLGVQQIDEDVNVLRDLEILVDGEAEGKYLLQIFLKESSGTHGDPHAGPFFYEVIQRKGDRGFGGGNFRALFESIERQQKTEGKVA, encoded by the coding sequence ATGTCGAAGGTGGAATCCATCGGGATCAAGCGCATCGAGGCGCTTCACTACTACGTCCGCGACCTCGAGCGGAGCCGCAAGTTCTACACGGAGAAGCTCGATTTCGAGGAGATCGCCCATTCGAGCCCCGAGCTCGAGGAGGCGGCCAAGCAGCGCTCGGTCGTCTTCCGCGCCGGCGATTGCATCGTCATGTGCTCGCAGCCGCTCGGCGAGGGCGGGCGGGCGTGGCGGTACCTCCGCAAGCACCCGGACGGCGTCGGCACGCTCATCTTCGAGGTCGAGGACATCGAGCGCGCGTTCCGCCTGCTCGACGGGCGCGGCGGCACGCCGATCGACGAGATCACGCGCGTGAAGGAGGACGGCGGCGAGTTCGCCTCGTTCTCGATCACGTCGCCCTTCGGCGACACGACGTTCCGCTTCGTCGAGCGCAAGGGCTACCGCAAGCTCTTCCCGGGCGCGGTGCATTACGACACGCCGCGCGGGGGCAAGAACTCGCTCGGCTTCACGCATTTCGATCACATCACCACGAACTTCCAGACGATGGCGCCGGCGCTGCTCTGGATGGAGCACGTGCTCGGCTTCGAGCGGTTCTGGGAGATCCAGTTCCACACGGAGGACGTCAAGAAGGGCGGCGATCACGGCTCCGGCCTGCGCTCGGCCGTCATGTGGGATCCGGGCTCGGGCGTGAAGTTCGCGAACAACGAGCCGTACCGGCCGTACTTCAAGAGCTCGCAGATCAACATCTTCAACGAGGAGCACCGCGGCGACGGCGTCCAGCACGCGGCGATCGCGGTGAAGGACATCCTCACCAGCGTGAAGCACATGCGCGAGCGCGGCATCCAGTTCATGCCCACGCCGGGCTCGTATTACGACGTGCTGCCTACGCGCCTGAAGTCGCTCGGCGTCCAGCAGATCGACGAGGACGTGAATGTCCTGCGCGACCTCGAAATCCTCGTCGACGGCGAGGCCGAGGGCAAATACCTGCTCCAGATCTTCCTCAAGGAGTCCTCCGGGACGCACGGGGATCCGCACGCCGGTCCGTTCTTCTACGAGGTCATCCAGCGCAAGGGCGATCGGGGCTTTGGCGGCGGCAATTTCCGCGCGCTCTTCGAGAGCATCGAGCGACAGCAGAAGACGGAAGGCAAGGTCGCGTGA
- the maiA gene encoding maleylacetoacetate isomerase: protein MKLYGYWRSSCSYRARIALHLKGVPFEYIPVHLVKDGGEQFRDDYRARNPMAQVPTLEVEEGGVIHELGQSLAIIEWLEERYPEPRLLPADSFLRARTRQLAETINAGIQPFQNLSVLKLVKTELGGDEQAFARRFIEKGLAAFQALAEPVHGRFSVGDAPTVADACLVPQLFAARRFGVDLAPFPLLVRIEEQCASLPAFQAAHPDKQIDAVVGGSGA from the coding sequence ATGAAGCTTTACGGATACTGGCGCAGCTCCTGCAGCTATCGCGCGCGGATCGCGCTTCACCTCAAAGGCGTCCCCTTCGAGTACATCCCCGTCCACCTCGTCAAGGACGGCGGCGAGCAGTTCCGCGACGACTACCGCGCGAGAAACCCGATGGCCCAGGTGCCCACGCTCGAAGTCGAGGAGGGCGGCGTCATCCACGAGCTCGGGCAATCGCTCGCGATCATCGAATGGCTGGAGGAGCGTTATCCCGAGCCGCGGCTCTTGCCGGCCGATTCGTTCCTCCGCGCGCGGACGCGGCAGCTCGCCGAGACGATCAACGCCGGCATCCAGCCCTTCCAGAACCTGTCGGTGCTCAAGCTCGTGAAGACCGAGCTCGGCGGTGACGAGCAGGCGTTCGCGCGGCGCTTCATCGAGAAGGGCCTCGCCGCGTTCCAGGCGCTCGCCGAGCCCGTCCACGGCCGATTCTCGGTGGGCGACGCGCCCACGGTGGCGGACGCGTGCCTCGTGCCCCAACTTTTTGCAGCGCGGCGCTTCGGCGTGGATCTCGCCCCGTTCCCCTTGCTCGTGCGCATCGAGGAGCAATGCGCGTCGCTACCGGCCTTCCAGGCCGCTCATCCGGACAAGCAGATTGATGCCGTCGTCGGGGGGTCGGGGGCGTAG